AGCTATCAAATCTGCTTTGTGTGTTCCTTGCGTGCCTCTACGAGCACTGGCGTAACTGCCCTGGCTTCATCTACAGGCCTGCCAGAGTCAAAGGAAAACTTTGCTCTTTGCCCTAGCAGCTTTAGCTCAGGAGTCTGGCGCATTGGTCAGCATTTAATCTGATCATTCCTGTCATTTGTGGATGTTCCCATTGCTGTGGGAAGGCATTTCTGAGAGGACAAAAGATTGTCACCTGATATTAAATACTCCCACGTGAATGTCTTCAGAGCTTGGCAAACAAGCTCTTGGTACTGGAAAATATCTGCTGGACAACTGCTTATGAAGAATATCCTTTAATAGGTCAAAAAGCACAGTTTACAAGAGTATTTCCATGCGTATTGTTCAGTAATGTGCACCCAGAACacttaaaatgaaagtaatgCATTAGGTGGTCTGCAGCAAATATGACAGCTGCCCAAAAACCgtccagaaatattcaaattaGGTGGTGAGCCTCTCCCATGCTGTGTGTGCACTTGCCAGAAAGATTGCTAGTAGTTCCTCATCAGCACCTGaagcccttttttctttcttcttaggATATTACTTTTGAGGTGACCAACAGTCCATCCCTGAAGAAGCTCTGTGCCTAATGAGTTGTCTTCAGAGAAGTGACAGCAATAGCCTGAcccaaagcagctgctgcattcCCCATGTGCATATAAAATACAGATATCCTTCCTGGGGGCAGACAACACCTGGTGACAAGAGCAACCTCCAAGACCCTGGAGACAACCATGGGACTGCTCAGTTTGGAGTGAAATTTTGTTAATTTCAAGTTCTTGGAATTCCTGTGATTTTTGAATAGTTTTATGAAATGTGATATACATGAAGACTCATGGTGGCTGCAAGACAGCAGATGCTGCTCCCCAAGCATCTGGTACACAGCATGAATGTCTCTGCGCTCACCCACAGGGGACTGTGACTTCAGCTCACACAGGCACAGAATGAGTTTGGCAGACAAGAAAATCCAACCTTAAATAATTGACATTATTGGTGGCAGAGGGctgggaagaaatgaaaagcacgTTGGAAAgctaaatgtaaaaaaaatgtgtgattcagttttacagttctataaaaaaaggcaagagagcAGTTCACAGCTGGCCAGAAGGAAGGCCCAAGCTCTTAGTTTCACTTCCTCTACTGGATGACATTTATAGGATTACTTATAAACAATGTTTATGAAAATCAGTCAAGTCATAGTTCACAACACTGTCACAAATCAGAGAAATATcgtgttttcattgttttccgAATGAAAAAGTACAGGGTGAGGAGGATGAAATGTATATGCTTCTCTGGTGGGTACTTTAGCCCAAAGCTAAGTGTCTGGATTGCAACGAGTGTGAATAAACTACTACAACCCAAAGAGAATCCTTCAAACTGAGTAAGAGCTCTACTCTCTACTAGTTTGGatgatgacattttaaattaatatcttgcagtacacttttttttttttttcctgacttaaTCATAATTGTTAATCTGCTaaagttttaattcatttgaaCTGTTTTTCTGCACTTCCTGAGATGACCAAGTAACTGTTTGTACAAGCCCGTATGCATAAATCCCTGCCGGTATCGTGAAGAACTGGCAATGGAAAACTTAGTTTCCAATATTTCTGAATCCACACCTGTTGCTGAACTTAGTTAACAAACCTTTGAGCATGGATGTCACATCAGCGGCTCTCAAGCACCAGAAAGCAGCTGGATTATTGATAATCTGAAGAGCACATGAAGCTGTTGCCTCCATTTCTGCTGCCACAATCAGGAtgagaaggcagcagagaagcaCACAGAGAAGACCAATGCAGAAGTGAGAGCAAGAGAAATTACTCAAGAGTAAAACAttaaaccaaccaacaaacaaaaagactgaggctttactttttcctcaaaGTATGAGTTGAATTAAGAACAGTTACAAGTATAGAAAGATTTCTGTCCAATTACTTTTCCATATCAGAATGTGCTGCAGGAACTCCTTGGATGTCTTGGACTGAGGGAATGACACAACCAAAGGAGTCACCATGAAAATGAAGGTCATACAGCCACTGTGGACACAGGAGTGCTCTTGAAGCACTAAGGAAGATGTTCAGTGAGAGAAGATCTTTGCAGAGCCACATACATCTCCACCAGGAACCCCCAACTTCCTGCTCTAGGCACCTCCCTTCATTCAAATGGCAGAAGGGAAACTAGAGATGCACAATGGCAGGGATGAGCTAGATGTCTCCAAAACATATTAATTGGTTGCTGTCTTTGCTTTAGCATTGATTTTAGAAATGACTCAATCCTTTACCTTGCATGGAAGAagctgaagagaagaaagcctGTGTAGGTAGATACTGAGACTTCCACTTCGTAAAAGCACTGGCCAGTCTGGATTTTTCCTTGGTTAGGAAGACAAGCTTAATTACCAGGAGAGCTGTTCACCCAAAAGAGTTGCTCACCCTCCATTCCAACAGAAGGGAAAGTATATTTACACCTAATATCCTCTTGAAAAGAAGAGATTTATGCCTTTCAAGACATTATGGAAACCTAAGAGACCTTTTTACCCTGGAGAATATCCAATTTTTGTGTACAATATTTAAGTGTGCATTTCGGATGCagtttttccacaaaaataaagaaaaaggatttttttctggtgtgtATTGGCATTGCATACCCTGATGAAATAGCAGCCAGAGGAAACGGTGGAATAGCGCATTCACAAAACAATCATTCTGAGTAGCCTAAATTTATGTAAGTGTTTAGGAGATGAGTCTGCTCGTTATGTTTTATCAGGCCTTTGAAGGCTTAGTATTTCTGCTCTAAAAGTGCAGATTTTGATTTTGTCCTCCTGCTCTATACATGAGGAGATAAGAGTCccacacacagagctgcttttacAGACAGCTGCAGAACTACACCAGTTCTAATACCATAATcccagaatggctgaggctggcagggccctctggaggccatctgctccaacccctgctccagcagggccacccagagcaggctgcccaagaccacatccaggtggcctttgaagatctccaaggagggagaccaCTATCATAATGAAATGGCTCGTAGACTGTGCTTTATCTAAGGGCAGGTAGCCATATGAACTGAAATttagtaaatataaataaataaacgtgAGGAATTTGTTTGGTGGCAGTTTTAGGAAAGCATGTCTGAATCCACATACACATTTGTGAATGAAACCCACACAACTGTGCCACAAAAAACCTCTGCAAAGGTTTCATGGGCGTTTCCCAAGAAGTGATTTATAATACAGAACTCAGTATTATGAATTTATTGCCTTTCCAGGATTCCACATACTTTCACTAGAGGATGGAGTGCTGATTTAGCCTATGTGTAGCTTCATTCCCAGGCAAAGgggttccttttattttttttttatttttttattttttaattcaataaaataaaaacatgttgcTGTACATCTTGCTGATGCCAAGAGAAACTACAACTACAAACTGTTGCTTATCTTCAAAAGTGACAGCTTCCCTGATCATATTAATTTTATCAGGGTGAACACAAATTTGATTTGAGCTATTTCTCCACTTCTACTTTAACATCTATTAACAAGTCCTCCCACTGATGTTGTCAGTTGGGTGACTCAGGGTCTCACACCTTGCTGTTGCCCTCCCTCTTCCACAGTCCTCAATGCTCCCTCTTCCACAATCCTCAGTGCTCCTCCCTCCATAAAAAATCCAGTTTACTGAAGCACATCATTCAGCTGGCTCTGTCTCCATCATATTCTTCCAAACGGGAAGGAGGACTCACCACATTCCTGACACTCAATTGGCAttcaactcaaaaaaaaaaaaaaaaaaaaaaaaaaaaaaaaaaaaaaaaaaaaaaaaaaagagagagagagagacagaagagaagctCCAAAATGTAAGAGCATCCTCAATCCCCATTCAGGCTTGCCTTCTGAGAGGCATATATATAAAGACATTTAGACATTTGAATTTAGAGAGTTTCCAGTCCTGCAATTTGCACTTGCTTCTTCAGGCATTGCAGACACCCCAGGCAGATTGCCTGCAATATTTTAGAGCTGGGCAAGCTAACAGGAGGAAGCGCCGCATGGCCAGGGACACCAAGCGCGTCCCTCTCTGGCACCACTGCCCAGATCTCCCCGCACCGGCCTCTCAAAGGAGGCTCTGTGCAGGAAGGCACCCAGCGCCGGCAACGGGGCTGCTCCTATGCCTGGAAAAACGAGCAGCCCTagcagcttgtttgtttgtttgcttttctaggGGAATACAGGTTCACTCATCATTAGAATAAGCACATTCAAGCGACCACTTAGCTGGCGTTAAGTCTTCCAAAAGGAGAGTAGTGTATGAATGAGGCTAGTAAGAGATGCATACTGCAGGGTCTTAGtcaacatttttcaaatctgggccaggctgagcagccctggTTTAAAAAGTATTGGCACGAGCattgtaaattaatattttatattcccTTGAAGTACCTTTTGAGGAAATTAACCTTCATTATAGAAGCGTCTCCCCTGTAAACACAGCGAATACCTCTGCTGACAAGGACAGCACTGTAGGGCAAGCAAGGCGAGCAAACGTTGAGGCTGGGGGAAGAACTGCATAGATCCAGCAGCTATGTCCAACAGGCATGTGAATCCCCTCTCCCGAGCTGCAGCGCCTGCCCTTCTACTACATACAGCCCCATCTCAGCACCTCTTGCCCCTCAGGACTACCCAAACGGCGAGTGGAGGCATCGGGACCCTTCTGTCACTGCAGGCCTCACAAGGAGGTTTCGGCTCTGCTACCTACACCGGGAAGGCAGCAAGAGCACTGCTGGTTGGGCAAGGCACCAGATTTTGGAGCATTTACATGGCCTGACAAGATCTGGACCAAGTGGTTTTTGTGCTGGCTGGGGAGCTTCTCTGTGGCACAGTGGGCCTGAAGTTGGgcaaagcttttcaaaatggCTGCACTCCCATCAGAAAGCGACCCAATGTTGCTCTTCTCGGAAAAGTGGTGCCCTCGTCTCTTCTTTAATGAAAGCGAGTTGGTATTCATTAGGAGCAAGCCAGAGCTATTTCAGACATGGAAGACAGCAGACACaaatcaatagaaaaaaataacttctttttatttacaaaaaaaaaaaaaaaatccaaatattgGATGCTGTAAACAAAATTCACAATCTGTTCCCTCTAGAGTCTGTTTTCCATCAGCTCTTTTTCTGTGACAAAGCCTATAGTCAAAATGTTCCAAAAGAGCAATCCAAGGAGCAGTTTGCTGCAACAGGATGCCTTGCAGAAGGCAACAGTTGTAAGGAAATCTGAGGGAAAGCAAATCTGCACAGACTCCTACAGACTGCAGGAGCCTGCAGTGCTTCAGCCAAGCTGTCTTGAaatttgcaggttttttttttttttttttttttttttttttactatttattttgttagcaAACCATTATTACAACAGCAAAACAGtacactgattttctttctcgCAAGGGAAACTCTCTGCATAAAGAAAACCATACAAAAGAATATATTCAAATAGGAGCTGAATATGCAATTacagtttttcctcttctgtgcagttttatctaacacacttcattttctcaaaaaaaaaaaaaaaaaaaaaaaaaaaaagcttcttttgaACTGGTAGGAGTTTCTGACATGATGCAAACCAAGCATTTAGTAAGAAGTGTTTAGAAGATTTGTGTGAAGGCCTTTGtgcaagacaaaacaaaaaatattttaagtgcaataaaaccagaaaaatatcacttttttgGTCTCCTAACTGCCCAtctatttttagaagaaatgttCTTGCATTTGGGGGGACAGCTacatctaaggaaaaaaatcccatttcaaAGCTCTCGATTGTTTCACGATAGCTACATTGAACCAAGTTTAGGTCCCTGTTGGTTAGCAATAAATTCAGCTGCGGCACAAACAGTTTTACTGTAATCAGGTCAATGTTTTTAATCAGTTCAGCTCTTTAAAAGAGGCACTGTCTCTTGTAGCAAGTTGTAGCCTTACAGCTGATTGGATGGGAAAAATTAAGTCTACAAAGCAAGAATGCGGTTGTTAACTTTAAAAGTACCAGTGTGctgaagaggaggggaaaaaacagttaaaaaagaGCCAGATTTTATGGAGGGGAAGGTGTGCAAACCGCAGAAATAAACCAGCTTTGAAAAGGGGTTCTTATTTTACTCTTGGCCTGAACTCACGCCTTCTTCCCACCTCTAACACCGGGCACCTTTTAAACTCCCAGTCACAGATACAACAAAGCTCCACCAGTTCCACCACTTGCTCATTAACATATGCAAAACAGATCCAGAATacctatataatatatataaaaacatattatatatgtatCAAAATGCAAACGCTGAAAGGTGCAGTTTAGCTCAGAGCCCTGCTGCATGCACTATAAGGTAACTAGCTGCTGTCAATcataaaaacacaataaaatttgAGTGGAGAGGAAGTAAATCAAAACTTTCTTCTAAGCAATGGAAAAAGGGtccttcaaaggaaaaaatacattgtgtCATGTATTATCAGCATCTTGTGGTTGTGGCACCGCTATAGATTCTCAGCCCCCTCGAAAGAGCGGATGACTCATTTATTTGCTGCAAATAGTTGTGGCGAGAGAAGACATACCACATTACCAGCTGATCCTATTTCCCCAGTCCTCCCCGGCGCTTCCGCCAGAAACCCTCTCCAGAGCTGCCGGCAGTGCTTGGGTTTGAGCAGCGCCTTCCAGCCCCACTCCACCACTGGGACACGGTGGGGCACGGTCCCCAGCCCGGGGCCGGGAGAGGAGGAAGCCTGCGGgaagctgcagcctctgcaggaggaagggacTGAGGGGACAAGGTCTCCGAGCAAACACAGCAAAGGGCAATGAAACAGCTTTTACATTTCCTGAAGAATTCACAGGGAAGGTGCTTCAGTAAACAAATCGGGTTCCTGTTAGATTGCCTTCAGAGTTAGAAGTACAAAGTGTGACAAAAATAGATGTACCTTAGTATCTCTGTAGGGAAAACACTGCTGGGATACGAGTCTTCTCCTCCCTCGCCCCTGCCTCCACAAGACCATGCAACGAGGCAGGTCACATTTTCTCTCAAAAGCctgatttcccttttttttttttttttttttttccttttcctcagtaCGAAAAAGCGAAATATTAGCGTCAAGTGTCATTTAGTCATCAGGGTTTCAAAGCCCAACAAAGAATCtaacaccttcagggatggcactgaagtgaaaacaacagcagaggTTTGATTTTCCCCCTGCTGGTCTTTTGGGAGAGGAAATGAAAGTGAATAGTTATTGTTCCAATGCAAAGTGATTCcatttaaataaagtacagTACTGAACTTGTAAATGCAGTGTGACAACCAGATCAAAGATGTTtaatatttgcataaaaatatatatatataatatatatatatataaaatataattttaagcaATCGTGCAACACTCTTAAAAAGGGTTCATTTCACATTTACTAAGTTCTAGTGGTCCTGGAATGCGTAACGCATTCTATTAAAATACTCCTTTAAATACTAACAATTAGTGTTCAGATCACCAACTAATACAATATTCTTTAGCTGTCAGGGGGTTTAAATAAACCTATCTTTGATCCACGTTCCACTGAATTACACATCATGGAGGTATGCAGTCACAACATTAGTGGGTTAAATGTCAAAATGGCATTACAGtacaaaacagttaaaaaaaatcagctagtCATATGTTTCTCCGTTTGTGGAATTATTATGGCTCACAAGCAACTCACTGAATTACTGTAATCCTTGTTCTTGCAACCAAAGACATTATCTGAATCCCACCTTAATCCTGACTGGTTCGTTTACTCCAAATTTCTCAGGTGTGGGTTAAAAATTCACTGCAAGGTGCCCACTGTCCTATGACATCCTGTTGCAAACTGGAAAACACATAGTACTTTATTTAAACATTCCTTAATTGCTACATTTTCCTAGACCACATTAGTATatattgtgtgtgtatatatatagatatacacatataacatgtacatatatacacacacaaacatatatacacacatacacacacgtaCCTAGGATAATAGCACACTGACATAACATTTACTCTATACAAGtatttgccaagaaaaaaaatagggcatTTCCTCCACCACTTATTCACAAGCttatggttgttttttttttgtttttaatccttgTGTCCctgataaaacaaaatgcatggTTAAACCACAAAACTATATTTTTCTCACTTCAAATTCTATGAAGGCATCAGGCACTTTTGATTACTATTGGTGTGTACAAATATAGcaacatctttcttttctttttttttttttttaatatatatatatttatatatatactctACTGTATCTTCTTTGCTCGGATAACTTATTTGTGAAATCTTTGGTCCTTGAGCATATTTTGTTTGCCACAGCTGGTTTCCCTGCattctcacatttttaaaatgtgaggcatgcacacacagctgGAAATAATGGACTTTGTCATCGTAcgtgtttctgtttttataactGTACCAATCTCCTACTGTTCATTTGGAGCAAGCTGTTTCTGGTAAAGCATTCTCTATTCAAGCAAGCTATACATTCTACACGGTCAATCCATAGACGGCACTTGCTGCAAGCCCCAAATGCAGTAATTccaatatacatttttattcagctTATCTCTGCTTTATGCCTCTACTTTTAATtcctgaatatatatataaaattgttttttgtgattttttttctttttgttgtttttttgtttctttcgTAATTCTCCCTTTTGCAGATCCCATTCTAGAgtaaggataaaaataaaagaaaataaggctTTCCCACCTTCTCTATGCCAAAGCTATGGGAGCAGATACTGCCAACCCATATTGTCACCAAGCATTCCTCCCTCGCTTATTTCAGGGGAAGCTGGTTGCTTTTAATGACAGGCCTCTTGTGCTCTGGGGTAGGATCCAATTATTTTGGGGTTCTTTCTAGATCATGCTCCCGTTGTTTATTAGAAGAACCACAGGCTTTTACCAAGCTTGAAAACCAGAGCAGATCATCATTGCACAAAACACCCCATTTCAAAGGGGCGCAGGGCCCCCTTCTATGTGTTAAAAAACATTCTCCCCACCAGGTCTACTAATTTCGGTCCTTAATTACAGGGCAGCCAAGTAGAGTATGTGTGCTGCTGGCATGGGAACACCGTCTGAACCTGGGCAATATAGTAATTGCTGAAGTTAGCATCTGCTACGTATGGGGCTGGCTGGTAATAGCAGGTGACATTGGCCACATTGGGGATGATATTTTGCTCGGCTAGGACCCGGATGGCCAGCATGGTGATCAGATTCAGCGTCTGTCTCCTCTCATGTCCCATCAGGCACACCGTGCTCTCATTCACCACTCCGTGGAGGGTCATGAGATAGTCATACTTGCGGTCCTCTAATCCCACAAAGTGGTTCTGCAAGTAGGACTccagcttcctctgctgctctccaaTGTCTGAGAAGTCAATGAAAAACCTCGAGCACATGTATCTCTGCAGGGACTTAATCTCGGACTCGGAGGCAGCCCTAAAGCCCCTTACCAAAAGGTTGCAGTACTTGAGCAGACCCCCTCCTCTGATCTCTTCTGGGTTTCTGGTGGCAATTATCTTGTTGCAGAGGTGATCGAAAGCTTCTTGGAAATCCCCATAGACACTCTCACCGATGATAGTCGGGTGAAAGGTTTCAGTCATTGGGTTCTCCGAGCATTcataaaaaagcagcagggagtCCAGCTTGATTTGAAAGGAGTCGACGCTGAATTCGAACTGCCGCCTCAGAGAGTCCACGAATTTCAGCTCCACATTCTTGCCGCTGTTGTTGGACAAGGAGATGAGACTCCACCGGTCGGAATCATTGCATACCTTTACCATTTTCTGCACGTAAGCTTCCTACAAGGGGAAAGACAAAATGAGCAAATGAAGACACAGAGAGGAGAGAtctcccccccgccccgcagcAGCCGctctccttctcccccaccTCCACTCTGTCCTAGCAAAAAAGCTTTAAGGAGCCCGCAGACACGGATCGGAGGAGAAATGCTCAGTGTAAAAGCCCAGAGTGCTGTCACTGCATGGGGATGGCACGGGAGGATGTTCCTGGGACTGTCGTGCAAGAGAAGTACTTGGCAGGGCTGCTTCTTTCAAGCGCTTCTAAATACATCTACACGCAAAACCGATGGTGCGCATGCCAAATATCCAAGCACCCCCACACAGAAGGTCACCGCTACAATTAAGATAAGAAACCCTTTTTATCAGTGTCCACTTCCCCTCCcccataaaaaagaaaactcagcaaCTGTTCAACGCTCCCCGACCCTGGTCTTGCGGCACTGCTTCCGCAAATCTGCCCCATATGCCAAGAAATCCCTCTAAAAACCTTAAAGGCATTTGGCACGCAGCCTAATTAACCCGAGCGAGCCGTCTGCGCGGCAAGGGAATTTGGCACAGCACCGGGGCATTTAAACACCCCCAAAAGAGCACGGTGCAAGCACTTGCTTCCGTCTCGCAGCCACAAAAGCCTCCTTAAGCCCCCCAGGATCCGGGTCTGGTACCGCAGGCTGCTGTAGGGCTGAGCCAGGAGACTGGCAGagccttggctgcagcaggTACACCAACGGTGCTGGCGAATGCAGTGACAGTCAACGCAGTGACACGGAGGGAGGGAAGCTGATCAGTGCCGGGGAGCACCAGCCCAGCTGCTTTACCGCAGACCCCTCTTCACGTGCAAGGCTAGGGGGGGAAAAGTCACCCGTGTGTCCCCGTGGGTCGCAGGGAGCAGGGCGGGAGGGGACACTGCCCCTCTCCTCGCAGGGTTACCTTGAGGGTGAGCGGCGTGATCTTCTCCTTGTTCACCCCCTCGGGCAAGAAATCCAAGAGGCAGTCCAAGACCACGTCCTTGACAGTCTGAAACTCGGCTTCCCCTTTGAGGTCGGCGCAGAAGATGAGGTCCAAGTCCTTGTAGCCCAGGCCGCTGTCCTGGTGGAGGACGTGGCTGGCGGCCGAGCCGTTGAGCCGCACGTCCCGCAGCCCGATGCCCTTCTCCTCCAGCCGGCTCCGCACCACCTTGACGATCTGCCGGGGCTGCATGGCCAGCGTGGGGAAGTTGCCGCGGCCGTGGATGGGGATGGTCTCGCTGAGGATGCGGTCCAGGCGCTGCACTTGCTCCCAGCTCAGCACGTTGCACTGCGCGCTCTCGCAGCCGCCCGCGTACCTCCCGGCGGGGCAGCCGCCGGCTTGCCCGTCCTCTGCCATTCTGGGCTGGATGGCACCGCTCCGGCTCCTCACCGCCCCCCCGGCGCCCCTCGTCCTCCGCGCCTGGCGAAAAGAGCAAAAAGCGAGcggtcagcagcagcagcagcagcggcggcggcgctcccccggcccccgctGCGCACACCTTAAattaaccaaaaataaataaattaaaattaaaaaaaaaaaaaaacgctgaGGGGGGTAAGGGGGGAAGCCCCCCGCCAGCCCAGCAGAGGAAGGCGCCCGGACCTGCAGAGCCGCCGCTCTCCTCGCCCCCCGCCGGGGCTGAGGCCGCCCCGCGCCGTCGGAGaggccgccccgcgccgcccgccgccccgctcgCCCCCGCCGCGGGCCGCCGCCGTCTCCGGAGCTTTCGTAGTTGTGCCCGGGGAAGGTCCCCAGTAGTTTTTATACGGGCTTTCTCCGCTCTTCCGGGGCTCCGAGTCACGGCGCCCGCGGCCCGCCCCCTCCATCTGCATGGCCGGCCTCGCCGGTGCCCCCGGCACGCCCACGGAGCGCGCACCCAcgggccgccccgccgcctcGGCACGGCTCagctcggctcggcacggctcggccaGGCCCTGCGCAGCCGCCCCGCCCCGCTGGAAATCCCGCGCAGCGCCGCGCAGCCGCCCGCCCCTCGCCCTGGCGGCGGCGGTGGGGCAACAAGTGGCATCCCCCCGCGCAGCCCCTTATTTTCGTCCCCAATTTTTAAACCCGTCTTAGCGATGTACCCGGGCGTCCCAAACTTCGCAGCAGGGCGGTGGGGTTTGGCAGGGCCCCGCTGCGAGGAGATGCCGAGGATCCCGGAcctggcgggggggggggggtcccggctgCGCCATCCCCGACGCGATTTTCAAAGCGTCCGGCGGCGGCGCAGGGGCATCGCGCCGTGCCCggggagaaaatatatatatatgtatgtatatatgtatatgtatgtatataataatattaagcAGCCTGCCCATTTATTACAACTTTGGTGATTTCGGaggcaaaaaaatataaacaaaaataccagGATAATGCACACACGCACGCGTcgaattttcaaaaattttcagctttagtttttcttatttttaacgTAACCACTCCGCCTTTTTGCGTTTTCCACCTGCTCCAGCGCTGAATTTGTTTGCGCCGGCCCCGTCGCGCTGCGCGCCCCCgaggtggggggagggaggaaggaggggggggaggtgcGCGCAGTTTgcgcggggagggaggggaaacggggggggggggggagtcgTTGCGTCACCGCTCGGAGCTTTGTGACGCGCGGAGCGCGGGGCCAATGGGGGCGCGCGGCGGCGTGACGCGCGGCCGCCCCGAGCGGGCGCTCCGCCAAATGGCGGCGCGGGGAAGGCGGGGgcggatggggggggggggggtagcgGCCGCCGCCGCACcgagcccccccacccccacatGCCCACCCCCCCGCCATTACGCAGCGGGATGGGGGTCGGGGCTGTGCCCGCACAGCGCGGGGAAAGGCCACGGaacgccccccccccgcctaATTAAAGCCCCGAGGGTGCCGCTCGGTGCCCCCCCCGCCCAGCCGGGGCGCCCCCCGGTTCGAGCGGGGAagcccccgccgccctcccccgCTCGTCGCCGGCCGCTGCCGTGTGGCAACGGTGCCCCCTGCCGGGCAGCCGGCCCTCCCCGTGGGGGGGACAGGGCTTGGTCGACGCTTatgggggggttttggggggtaGGGGGTGTTAAGgtgtgtggggtgggggcagcgcGACCCCGGGGGGGTGCAAAGGTGGCGGGGTGCACCCCAGGAGGTGCCGCTGGCCCTGCTGGAGACACTGCTGGTGACGGATGGAATAAAGTGCTGAGGTGCGTAGGGCCCTGTGGCAGCgggttaaaggaaaaaaaaaggggggggggaaggaaaagaaaaagaaaagaaaaaaagaaaagaaaagaaaagaaaagaaaagaaaagaaaagaaaagaaaagaaaagaaaagaaaagaaaagaaaagaaaagaaaagaaaagaaaagaaaagaaaagaaaagaaaaaagaaaaaagaagaaaagagaaaatcgAAGAGacaagaggaaaggaaaagag
The nucleotide sequence above comes from Aythya fuligula isolate bAytFul2 chromosome 3, bAytFul2.pri, whole genome shotgun sequence. Encoded proteins:
- the TENT5A gene encoding terminal nucleotidyltransferase 5A, whose translation is MAEDGQAGGCPAGRYAGGCESAQCNVLSWEQVQRLDRILSETIPIHGRGNFPTLAMQPRQIVKVVRSRLEEKGIGLRDVRLNGSAASHVLHQDSGLGYKDLDLIFCADLKGEAEFQTVKDVVLDCLLDFLPEGVNKEKITPLTLKEAYVQKMVKVCNDSDRWSLISLSNNSGKNVELKFVDSLRRQFEFSVDSFQIKLDSLLLFYECSENPMTETFHPTIIGESVYGDFQEAFDHLCNKIIATRNPEEIRGGGLLKYCNLLVRGFRAASESEIKSLQRYMCSRFFIDFSDIGEQQRKLESYLQNHFVGLEDRKYDYLMTLHGVVNESTVCLMGHERRQTLNLITMLAIRVLAEQNIIPNVANVTCYYQPAPYVADANFSNYYIAQVQTVFPCQQHTYSTWLPCN